The genomic window AAAACGGGCGGACGAATCGAAGCGCATGCGAAGTCCGCTGACGGCGGCGTTGGTCAACTCGGCGGCCACGCTGCTCCAGCGCCGCACGACGCCCCTCTTCTCCAGTGCGGCCCCAACCTGGTCGAGGACGGTTTCACGTAAAGATTGCCCATGGCGCACGCGAAAGCTCAGCGGGTAGCAGTCCACGCTGCGACGAGCCGCCCACAATGCCGCCCTCCCCATCCAGCCGCCGGCCGAACTCACGACTCCCCCTGGCTGGGCTGGAAGAGCCTGCGGTTCCGGGCCGTGGAAAGCAGACCCGCCAGGCGGCGCGATTCGAGCTCAGCCACTTCCCGACCCAAGGCCGTGAGCCTGAAGTAATTGCGTCTCTGGTCGTCGCGGTCGGGCGCGGGACGGCGGTCGGTAGCCGTCAGCAGCCCATCAGCCTCCAGCCGCCGTATGGCCGTGTAGAGGGTTCCCGAGCGCAGCTTCATGGCGCCCTCGGTGCGCTCTTCGATGTCCTGGATGATGGCGTAGCCGTGCAGCGGCTCTTCCCCCAGGGCCAGCAGAATGTGGAAGGCCAGGGCCGTCAGGGGCAGGTGGGCCTGAGGATCATCCATCTGCTTGTCTCGCTTGGGTGCGGGCATGATCGTCCTCTTCTCCTTGGCTTTCCAACGACTATAGCTGTTACAAAGG from Acidobacteriota bacterium includes these protein-coding regions:
- a CDS encoding PadR family transcriptional regulator, whose protein sequence is LCNSYSRWKAKEKRTIMPAPKRDKQMDDPQAHLPLTALAFHILLALGEEPLHGYAIIQDIEERTEGAMKLRSGTLYTAIRRLEADGLLTATDRRPAPDRDDQRRNYFRLTALGREVAELESRRLAGLLSTARNRRLFQPSQGES